Genomic DNA from Ctenopharyngodon idella isolate HZGC_01 chromosome 1, HZGC01, whole genome shotgun sequence:
atgcgcctGCGATGCCGCATGATTGGTTGAGCCATGTCCGCTATTCACGGCACCACCGGGATTCTGAAAGTGAGTATTGGCCGCCCATACGGCAACGCCCTGTGGGTAAGTAGGACCTGTAGATGACGCTTTACCCGGCAGGAAGCCCTTTCTGTTCTCCATGCCAATGAAGGAAGGGGGCGGACCGGCGCATTCTTCGAGCTCTCTGACTTCAGCGTAAGAAGTTGGCAAGAGACGTTGGAAGACGTTGTTCATTTCTGACAGCAGTGAGCTGCCACATTCCTCATCGTTGTCCTTTCCGAAGGTAGAAAAGCTCTTCTTAGCTGAGTCGACTGACTGCTGGTCCTCTTCGAGGACCTGAGGCCTGCTCTCTTCTCCGGGGATGTACATGTTCGCACGGTAATCCGAGGACGCCTGAGATGGCATCCAGCACTGGTCAGAGTGACCCAACACACGGCACTCCTCCGTACACAATCTCATGACTGCTGagaaaaaagacagagagaTATTTCTCAGTGGGTTTTTAGAAGCAAAATCAATCAAACTTGGATTTTAAACattatcccccggtttcacaaacAAGGCTAAATCcaagtcccagactaaaatgtatgtttgtgctgttttaactgaaagcaacttgcactgacatatcttaaaataagccagtgccattgttttgtcccaagatgcacaccagtaaggttttaaggcacatttataaaagctacttaaaagtcctaattgaactaagacctaatcctggcttaatctaagccctgtctgtgaaaccaggcctaaaactgtcatttttatactgtactcggttgcactttatttcgatgttccactttagacattcttctaactataagtaactttgcaactacatgtcagctaactctcattagagtatcaatagactattagtagactgttaggtcaGGGTTgtgttagggtttgggttagtagaataagttgacatgtagttgcagttgacatgtagttttgctgtagcctacagactaagttaatacatttaaaagtccAGTTATGGACGACAAGGATAAAagattttcaagtttttcaactgCGAATCTCTTGTCGTCAATTTCTGGCCTCCTAGTGATGTTAAATATAATCGGGGGTCTACACAGGGtgtttattttgactttattttgtatttaaactgCGCAGCTTGGATGCAGCGCCCGTCAAAAATAGACTTGGCGCCTATCTTTAGCGAAGTGGCAAGGTGAGCTGCTTCTGGGATGCTTTTGGAACGTGAGTGTAAACACAAGGATTGATTAGAGTGGTCGCGATCGACTCTGGTGGCTGTGTCGCAGTCGTAACGCGCCGCAGATGTGTGCAGTGTAAATAAAGGGTGAGACTAAGTTCATACTgtacttaaatgaaaataaatctcctgagctatgaaagagcaacaTCTGAGCAATGAAATTTCCTCTGGGCATGTGAAAAATGGCAGAAAGGAAAGTGAAGAAAACAAAGGGATGAAAGAGAATGGGAAAATGAAGAGGAATGATAAGGTTAGGAAGTTAGAGAAAGGATTTCGGAGGTGGGCGGGTGGGTTGGGGAAGGAGCTCGAGAAGCAGAGGAGATTGAGAGTTTGTCATTCTTCCATTCCAGTTTCTCTTGTGGAGGCTGACATCCTTTGTTAAGCTGGATTATTATTCATTACTTTGGCAATGCTGCCTCACCCAAATCAGATATGACTGAATTTGAATATTAGAGACAAAGCAGCAAGGGGAAGAAAACGAAGAGGACAAACTGGAATTGGGATGGAGGAAAACGCAACTGAGagaaaattacattaaactgCTTTGGTGAGGAAAGGGTGAAACTCTAATCGATGCACACAGGTTGCTTCTTTCTCTCTATAAAAGAGGAAGAGCAGGGCTGAAATAGCGGCCCTCTGGGGAGAGaaaagagagtgtgtgtgtgtggaagggGGGTTTAACTGCATTGTGAAAGCAATTACGGTGAATTTTCCTCAGTTCAGATTTTGAAAGCATAGGGCTGTCACTCAGAGAAGAGAATGAATACAGGGAAATAACACTTCAGTCCACGCCTCCACACACGCACATGCACATACACTGTCTTAAGCTACCGATAAAACAGATTGACACTGCAAAAGGTAGTGGTTACAAAAATAACATGATTTCAACCAAGAACCACATAATTCAAAGGCTTTTTCCTTAATTTTCTCCTGCATATTGAGTATAAAAGCACAGCGCAGGTCATTTAATTTATACCTGCACCTGTTCACAAAGTAATAAAAGTAAGTCACTGTAGACTGGGTGTTAAACTGCATCATAAATGCAATGTGCTCGATATAATCAAGCTGATGAATGTCATAATTCAAGGTGATAAAAAGGTGTGAAACCACATGAGAGACCAATCAGACTTAATTTCTCACCTGGGTGGAGACGGTGGTGTCCATCGCTGTGGAAGAGGTCTCCGAAGCCGTCACCTAGCAACCGGTCGATGGGCGAATCGCGGCCCATCTCGCAGTCGCTGTCGCCCGCATCACTGTCGCCACGCCCACTATCTTTCAGACTGAACTTATCCATGTCCTGGAGGGCGTACctgcacacacattcacacaaacagtTACAGGTTGATCATGATGCTCTGGagtatacagtataaaatatatactatataaaaaaTTCTAATTAAATCTCAAAACACAATTTGAGAAACACTAATTAAATCTCAAAACACCCCCTCCCTCTATTAAAAGGTGATTTGAAGGAGAAATCAAACATGTAACACATTCAGAATGGCATTACATGTTTAATTGTATGAATTCAGCTAAAATATTAAACTCAaagtttcccaaaagcatctcTATGCATTGCATACAGTCTATGATCATGCATATGCAAAGCAGGCAAGCACATGCCCCACCCATCATTTGAACTTGTACAGACtataatctttatttaactatCATATAAACAAATCTATTCATTGATGTCTCTTTAGCACCATGCATTTACCTCACACCCAAATAATGTCccttaaatattttgatttatatcaGCAGAGGCGTGCaggacaacaacaacaacaaaaaaagtaaaactatCTAAAGCTagtgtttttaaaacatcaatGTGACAATATAAATGCATCATTGTATGGAACAATGGTTTCAACAATATGCATGAGATAAAATGACATGATCCAAGAACAAAACGCAGATGAGAGGAAAGAAAAAAGGCACAGAAAGCAAGCTATGACCTCATGTGAGGAGCAGTCCAATCAGGATCTGCGAACGTGGGTGACCACGGCAACAGGGAAGTTCTGTCCTATTCTACCACAAACATTTTAGAATACCTATCATCCAATCCGATCGAACCAGCAGCACACAACAGGTTGAGCATCACTACCCATCTACTCTACCATACTATTTAGAGCACATCATGTCCATATAAGGAGTTGGAGCTTGGAGCGtagtatttgtttgtttgtttgtaagtTTACCTGTAGCTGCGAGAGTATTTGTTCCCTCTGAAGCTGGGCCGCGGCTGATACTGACCCTGATGGAGTATTGAGAGGAGCTGTGAGACTTGCTATAGCAAAAACAGatgacataaataaaaataaatactgatgGAACACGACACTCgttcacacacgcacacacacgaatgaacaaatgaaaagTATTAGTGCGAGAACAACACGCGATGACGTGAATGTTATGTGTACATAGGTGAATGAAAAGATGAGTATAAACAGATGGACAGAGATTTTACAAGCTCTTTATGAAGATTAGCATCAATTACACTGTTTAAATTGGCATTCAAAGACTTGCTTTTACCTCCACAGGGGGCGTGGCATGTGTAAGTTCCAGGGCGAAGTTCTCAGGGATGTGATTGGAGGAAATAGTGACCAAGCTGTTTAGCGAATGGCGGCTGTGTTGGCTCTGCCGGCTGCCCATGTGGGCCCGTTCCGGTCCGGGCGAGGAGGTTGGCGAGCGATGGTGCGCCCGGATTGGAAGAGTCCCATTTCCGGTGGGCATCAGGGTGATGTCACCCTTATGGATCTGCCGTGAGGGTTTTTTAGGGTGCTGTTGGTAAGTAGACTCAGCCACCCTGCAGTTGTATGAGCGAGTGTCCTTCTTTTCACGTGAGCAGCGAAGGGCAAAGGCCACCATGATGAGAAGTAGAACAGCGCAGATCGCCCCAAGGGAGATGATGATGATCATTGACACGTCTAGAGGGCCGTCTCCAGTTCCTCCACCAGTTAGATGAGGGTTCATGTGGTTCTCAATGTTTTCATAAAGTGAAAGTCTTAGTAGGGCTCTGGCACTTAGGGGTTGGGCACCATGGTCCTGCACTAGGATGGTCAGCTCCACATGATCCTGTGGAATGTCCTGCATGCTGACATTGGTCCGAATTTCGCATGTTTTAGCATCCATAGCGAAGTAACCTGCCTCATTGCCTCCTACGACAAAACACGAAAGGTCACCGTTGGAGCCGGCATCACGGTCTATCGCACGGACGACAGTTACAACGTCCCCGACCTCTGCGTATTTGGATACCGGAACATCTGCCGTGTGGTTCCACAGTTGAGGCATCATGATGACCGGTCTGTTGTCATTCTCATCCAAGACGGTCAACACAACAGTCACGTTACTACGCAGCGGAGGACTTCCAGAATCCCGGGCCTGGACTAAGAATGAGATCTGACTTGCGTCTTCACGATCAAAAGTACGCAGCGCATAAATGTCTCCGTTTGAGGGGTCAATGGTGACGTAAGTGGAGATGGAGCTCCCATGGATCATACTTTCAAGTATTGAGTAGCTCACTTGTCCATTCGGCCCCAGGTCTGGATCTGAGGCCTTCACAGATGACAGATAAGCTCCTGGTGAGTTGTTTTCTGCCTTGGAAATCTCATACCTGCTCTTCTCGAACCTCGGCGCGTTGTCGTTCTCATCCTGGACCTGCACAGTGAAGTGTTTGATGGTAGATAAACTTGGAGAGCCTTTATCTTCGGCTATAACGGTCAAGCTGAACTCTGACCTCTTCTCTCGGTCCAGAGTGACATTTGTAACAATCATGTAGTTCTTCTCATATGTCTTCTGCAGCCTGAAATGACCCTGACCGTGGAGACGGCACTCCACCTCTCCATTCAACCCAGAGTCCAGGTCATCTACTCTCACTAGAGCAACAAATGAATCTACAGGAGCCGTCTCTGATATATAAGCTATCTCTTCGTTCCCAGTGGACATCAAATTGATACTAATGTCAGGTTTGTTGTCATTCACGTCCACCACTTTGATTATGACTTTACAGTGTGCTGGCATTGAGTTGGGCCCCATGTCTTGAGCTTGAACATCTATGTCATACGAATTTGTGCTTTCAAAGTCAACTTTCCTCATTAGTGTCAAATGACCATTATCAGAATTAATTTTAAAGGTCTCTAAAATTTTAGGTGACACATGACTGCTAAAAGAATATACTATTTTCCCATTGGTTCCTTCATCTGGGTCAGTAGCATTCAGATCAATAAGCAAACTGCCTAAAGGGGAATTTTCAAGCAAATTGATCACATAAGATGGCTTCTCAAATACCGGATTGTTGTCGTTCGAGTCAGCTATGCTGATTTTCAGGAGCGTTGTTCCAAATTTTGGGGGAACGCCCCTGTCTGAGGCGGTGAGCTGGAGTTCATAGCTCGCTCGCACCTCTCTGTCCAGTTCTTTAAGCACAACGAGCTCCGCGTACTTGGCGCCATCGGTTCTAGTTAGAATATCAATCATAAAGAAGTCAGATGGGGTCAGAGAGTATGTGTTCAGAGAGTTCTCCCCGACGTCTGGATCGGTGGCGCTGTCAAGGGGAATGCGCGTCCCCACGACGGCGGTTTCGGAGATCTCTATGGGAATGACGGGACGCGCGAATTGTGGCGCATTGTCGTTAATGTCCAAAATCTCCACTTCGATATGGAACAGTTGTAGGTGCTCCGTGGGGAGGGTGAGGACGTCAAATTCGATAGTGCAGTTAAGATTCTTCTCGCACAGTTTCTCGCGGTCTATTTTGGTCCTGATGCTGATCTCTCCATCCTGATCGCGCACGGAGAGAAGAGTCGCGCTGCCTCGCTGCATGGCTCTAAATCGTAACGGAATCGAGCTCGGAAGTTTGGACAAAACATCAGCGACATCTTCTCGAAGTCTGGCGATTACTGTCCCCACCTTCTGCTCTTCGTAAACTTGGTATTTCAGAGTTTTAGCCGAGACGTGTCGTGCCAATGTTACGAGCACAGCAAGTTTGAGTAAAGTGACACAGAACACTGTGACCTTGCTGGTATCCATGTTGGGTTCCGACAGACACAGAAATAAACTATCAGAATGATTGTCGCTTCCTTTGTTGTGCTGGCTCAGTCCTTTACATGCGTTGTTATGGTCTCAAAACATCCCCAAACGCGAAAGAAAACGTCTTCTCAAAAGGGTCCGACGTCAAAAATGGGtcttgaaaaataagcagagtGCAGGAGTATAAAAAAAGCAATAGCATTAAAACCAAAAGCGCATATCCCTCTGTCACTAAGGAGAAATCTGTTGCGCGTATCAAGAGACTGGAAGCGCAACCTCCGTCTGGAGAGCCTGTGTGCGCGTGTATCTGTCTCCCGCTGTCTGAAGACACTCTTTGACTGACTAACCCAAAATAGCAAAGCCTTCTTTAGAGCCACGGCTTCAGACAAAACGCTTCTACTAAATCAAGGGCTGCCCCTTCTCTCTGCGACTGACCATTCAACACAGAGCCACTATAGATCCCAATTAAATGAAGGGGAGAAAGGAAGTGGATAACTCCGCCCTTTagggtctctctctctcccccctctctctccctctcctgAACGCGCTTCAACAAAGGATGAGAGAGCAGAATTTAAGAATAACTCGAGCTGAACTTTCCCTCTAGATGACTGTCAATACAATGTATTCACTTCTTCACCTCTGTCTTAGATTAAGCATCGTAGAATGTTTGTTTGGTGAATTTGTGTAGCTACAGAAAAGATGCATTTATAATATGACCTCATTTATGAATCTAAATGTGTTAGGTGAGACCCATTTTGTTTAAACATCTGTAACTCAGTGTTTTAAgcacttaatataaatataacaatccaagttttttttttttttttgctataaaagAAGAATAGTGCTgttgtaaaaatgaaaagatgCCATTTAGGGATCCTGAGATCATCCCCCTGGAGATAGACATCTGTAAAATAAGAGGAACTTACAAGGTGGAACCCATACGTTCCTTCAAGAGCTCCAAAAATCCTAATGGTATATGAGATATTTTCAAAGTTTCATAAACGTTCTTCAGAGGATTCTGCCAGTGTGGCAAACTTATAAGAACCACTAATCGGATTGTAACACCAAATGAAAACATCAACATTAATTATTATGCACAGAGGGTAGTCTGTTGCTCTGACATATAAAGGGCTGTTGTGCTCATGGGGTCCAGTTCCACCTTTCACTCCATGTACATTTCTGTTGCTTCTTCATCATTccataaaatagaaaaaataaacaatgaaatttataaaaaattaatcatttaatgcaAAACTGGAAGCAAATATAGAACTATAAAACATAGATTTGAAACATAGGATTcgaaatgtatatataaaacacataggATTCGAAAAATATAACAGCGTCTGTGTTAGTCTCATGATCATGTCCAATGCAGGTCCAGTAGAAGTACGCTGGAAAGTGTTGCAATCGTCCCCATATGTTCAGCCACAAAAGTTCTAATTTAACATATAAGGCTAGATAAAAAGATTGTGtggattccatggatgttatgTATACCAACAAGACACCCTCCTGATTCAGATACCAGTTCTTTAACATGATCAATACAGACATGAAATTCTACTTTCTTAACTCAGTTATTTTTTCACAAGTAGGTTTAAATCTTACAACTTCTGCATTCACCTCATGGGAATGGTGTACATCTAATTTCATTtcatgaaaaaatattattattattattatttttacagtagtctagtaattgtgtctgatttttaatttccaacctatttttggttcattttaagccagccatataatatttttttaaacaatagttgggttaaataaagctgcccagcatgttgggcaaacatttaacccaaccactaggttaaaacaacccaatcgctgggattgtccattttcaacacaacttggattgtttttaacccagcattttttggcAACAATAagaatcaaaaggtgaacatttattaataagcaatttaataaacgtttattgtttaattattattcattaaacttattaataaatgtttatttattaaacattaataaatgttaatttccaacatatttggattcattttaagcaagcaatacagtaatttttaaacaatatttgagttaaataaatctcccagcaggttggtcaaacatttaacccaacggctgggttaaaacaactcaatcgctgggtttgtccattttcaacccaacttgggttgttttgaacCCAGCATTTTTCAGAGTGTAAATGGTTAAAACAGTATACTGTATGACATTCTTTCATTACGGGCGACTAATCTAGATTAATCTTTACATCAGCTGTCGAATATGTTTAGAAAAACTGCTTAAGTATATTTCTTAAATCCTTTTATTGTCACCCGCTTTCCCTGTTTGGGGTTCAAGTATTCTCACGTGCTACTGACTCGTCATCTGCCATATAGATTTAAGTTTAAGCTGTGTGTCGAATCACTTATTCTGATGAATGAGTACAAAAAACTCACGCGCACAAACAGCTCTGCGCACGTGAATAATACGGTTTTACACGTCTTTTGGTGCGATTCCAGCAAAATGTATTAACATAACATCCATGTAAGTGCTTAAGAAGAATTTGCACAGTCTGGACCGGGTCGTCTGGACCGGGTTACTTGCATTTGTGCTTGGGTCATGGTTAGCCTACTCTTTGAGAGAATGCCTTCTCTGAGTCTAAACTATAGAGGAAAATTAGTTCAGTTGAAAGTGTAAAAACGGGGACAATTCAATTGCTCTATCACGCTCACGGGCAAACGgatgaataaaatacattaaatggcCTATTTCCTGACTCTCACTCAAATTCCCATGGTGATATTTTAACCCGTGGAAATGTAGCCAACCATATCAAACGCACAGAAGTTGGGCTTGGATTAATAAAAAGCCCTTTGGCGACAGATTTGACACAAATGCTGCTCCTCTTTTCCCAAGCCTGGAGTTCCATGTGCTTTAACAAATCAAGAGGGCCCATACTGAGACACTGGGGTATTCTAGCGACTGTTTGGGAAAGTGATTACCGGGGAAAACCAGAAGGCGCACGTTTGACCCCGCCACTTtcttttgtttagtttattcTTTTCATAAGACACCGTGTTTGCGAATCGTCTGCATTTCGCCCGGCCAATTTTAGCAGGGCGATTTTAACCAGGTTTGATACGGCCGAGCGCTCTCTTTGGCTCCGAAGCCTTAATGCAATTACCTCTGCTCTAATCACATTGCCTGAACAAAGACGTCAAAGTCTTTGCTGAATTTCGGGGGTTCTGGAATGCCCGCAGTGTTGCATGAAAAATCACACAGTCTAAAAGAAGTGCGATAAGTAAAAACAGATGCATGGAGGCTAATGCACTTAGACACGGtttggcttaaaaaaaaaaggaaaaaaaaaagtccctcaTCTGACATAACCTATTTAAACTCGCGAACAAAGCGAtagtaaaacaaatatttaagttgAAAGCCAACTTATGGGGCAGGTGCAACTTTGACACATATAACATATTTCTAATGTCGTTTTTAACCTTCAAAAAAGAAGGTCTATAGGCTCAAATGGCATAATGAACAAGTCAACGAGCAAAGAACATCTGCATTTTTGGTGCCAGTACAACTTTACGACACCATACGGGACCACTGCGTCTCAATCTCCCTGACAGAGTCGCATCCCTCCATGTGCCATAAAACCAAGCCACGGATTCAACTTTTGTCATTGATATTCTGCCCTTTCCCAGCCAAACAATGGCCGCAGCAGGTGGAACGCAGCCCAAATGAGGTTGGCTTCCAAACTCGCGCTCGAACTTTGCTTTTGGTGTCGCTGGAATGCGCGTGAACGAGCGCGCGCTGCCGTTGTAAAGGCACGCGAGCATCTGTCGCCTCGTCTGTCTCATTATCCCTCATTCGATTAGCGCTTTCTCTTTCAAGGCGGGCTGCGTCTCGCTTTCTCAATAGACCCCCGGTCACAAAGGTCTCTGACAATGCACATTGTTATTCATACCGGGCCAAAGAGCAAACTTAGTCCTCTCCCCCCGGTTGGAACGGTACTTTTACTGCTTTATGAGTCGTTGAGCGGGATAACAAGACTCAAGAGCCTGTTTGCTCGCGTGATACATGTAGTGTTCGTTCTTAAGAGCACCATATTGAGCTTCGTGTCGCGGTGAGGGCGACAAATTTATTGCTTTTCTTTAACAGTAGCCCACTATGGTGATCCAGCCCTGCTATAAAACCACAAGTTAGTGTATGTACAGGCTAATTTGTGGAAATGATATGACAGCTGCACTCGAGGGCCACCCTCAGCTACACTGTGTTGCTAATGTTGCCAGTGAGAGTTTATGCTTACAGTGCAGAGAGAGCTTAATACTGTCCATTAATATTTGACTGAAATCAAAGTTTGCATATTGTATGAATGAAAAGCCTTGGGTACATAGTTCCCAAGTCAAAAATCCTTAAGGAGAGTGATACGGATTCCTGCTGAAAATCTATCATCATTTGGAATAAGAGCTAAAGTATGTTCTAATGGGAATATCTGTATAAACTGAAATTCCCACAGGATTTTTGCTCTATTGGAGAGCCTACTGTGAAATCTTTATCAAAACCCCACTTGTATTAGAACAATCTTCCACTGCtacaaagaaaattaaattatatcagGCACTAAAGGAatcattttaattcttttttttttttttttttttttttttgatgttcaaATTTATCATATTGTaagtgttttatatattatataaatttatataacaaAAAGCATAGCCTTGAGTGCTTTTTTGCAGTTACtacataaaaatgataaatggaCATTTTATTGCATTGGTAATCATAATAGTCCTACTGGGAACCATGAGTTCAATATCtaatttttcttgtttaataCTGTGCACTAAGCCTATAccagaaaaaaatgtacagtaGGGCCTACATCTTGTCACTGGGAAAAACCCCTAAAAGCAAGCCTTGAGGAACTAATATGTACTCTTGGGGTTGTGTGTAtgataacactttagtttagggtccaattctcactattatctagttgtttattagcatgGATAtcactaggatattggctgtttattagtgcttataaagcacatattaatgcctttttctgcatgaccatattctacagcCCTTAACCCTACCTAATTCCTGAACtgaacaactaccttactaactgttataagcagtaattaggagtctATTGTGACAAAAGTCATAGtttatagttagttaatagtgagataATCACTATTAactcgtaatcataggggaactaCTTTAAGCCGGGGACACACTTAACGATTGTAAggccgattatgaatgtaaattGATGCATCCAGTCAGAGCCAGTTGCATTCAGTCGGCGATTACAGTCGGTGTTCAAAGTATTTAATCTGCTTCAGTCGAGGGAAACAATCGCTGTGTGTTGAGCACAGTCTTAGAATGTTTTAGCTAGTCGTTAAATGTGTGCCCGGCTTTAAGTGCTGTATAGCACCAAATcttggtgcttcagtggttcttcacCAGTTCTTTGGGATGACTGAGGTGCTGTATAGCACCGATACTGTAtacagaacctgttaagcccctgGCCCCTGGTTCTTCAGCGgttcttcagtggttctatGGGGTGGTTAAGGTGCTGTATAGCACCACTGCCGTACAAAGAAGCTGTTAAGCCCccttaaaggttctttacgagCCAAAAAAACACTGCTGGTGCTAtttagcaccatttttgtttaagaaataaaatgcgATTTGGCACGTCTTATGGCTTCTACATAgcaccatttgacaaaggtgctgtagagcacctttaaagatatgatgctacatagcaccaaaagtggttcccctatgattacaagccaagaaccacttttagtgctatatagcacttttgtttggagtatatatatatatatatatatatatatagtcacactttagattagggtcttATATGCCCTTGGGGTAGATAAGGCACAAAGGTGTATCTTTTGAAGGTACTGACCCAATGACAGGCTGTTGTAccacaaagattttttttgtggtatGTTGCAATCTATTAGTATCCTATTAGTATCCTTTAGGATTGAGTCAAA
This window encodes:
- the pcdh18a gene encoding protocadherin-18a isoform X4 yields the protein MDTSKVTVFCVTLLKLAVLVTLARHVSAKTLKYQVYEEQKVGTVIARLREDVADVLSKLPSSIPLRFRAMQRGSATLLSVRDQDGEISIRTKIDREKLCEKNLNCTIEFDVLTLPTEHLQLFHIEVEILDINDNAPQFARPVIPIEISETAVVGTRIPLDSATDPDVGENSLNTYSLTPSDFFMIDILTRTDGAKYAELVVLKELDREVRASYELQLTASDRGVPPKFGTTLLKISIADSNDNNPVFEKPSYVINLLENSPLGSLLIDLNATDPDEGTNGKIVYSFSSHVSPKILETFKINSDNGHLTLMRKVDFESTNSYDIDVQAQDMGPNSMPAHCKVIIKVVDVNDNKPDISINLMSTGNEEIAYISETAPVDSFVALVRVDDLDSGLNGEVECRLHGQGHFRLQKTYEKNYMIVTNVTLDREKRSEFSLTVIAEDKGSPSLSTIKHFTVQVQDENDNAPRFEKSRYEISKAENNSPGAYLSSVKASDPDLGPNGQVSYSILESMIHGSSISTYVTIDPSNGDIYALRTFDREDASQISFLVQARDSGSPPLRSNVTVVLTVLDENDNRPVIMMPQLWNHTADVPVSKYAEVGDVVTVVRAIDRDAGSNGDLSCFVVGGNEAGYFAMDAKTCEIRTNVSMQDIPQDHVELTILVQDHGAQPLSARALLRLSLYENIENHMNPHLTGGGTGDGPLDVSMIIIISLGAICAVLLLIMVAFALRCSREKKDTRSYNCRVAESTYQQHPKKPSRQIHKGDITLMPTGNGTLPIRAHHRSPTSSPGPERAHMGSRQSQHSRHSLNSLVTISSNHIPENFALELTHATPPVEGQYQPRPSFRGNKYSRSYRYALQDMDKFSLKDSGRGDSDAGDSDCEMGRDSPIDRLLGDGFGDLFHSDGHHRLHPVMRLCTEECRVLGHSDQCWMPSQASSDYRANMYIPGEESRPQVLEEDQQSVDSAKKSFSTFGKDNDEECGSSLLSEMNNVFQRLLPTSYAEVRELEECAGPPPSFIGMENRKGFLPGKASSTGPTYPQGVAVWAANTHFQNPGGAVNSGHGSTNHAASQAHLKWLPAMEEIPENYEEDDLESVLSQRQGKRNDTRHEVVDASELVAEINKLLQDVRQS